Proteins from a single region of Chloroherpeton thalassium ATCC 35110:
- a CDS encoding MTH1187 family thiamine-binding protein, giving the protein MKVILDFSVIPMGVGVSVSKYVAACEKVLQDAGLKTKLHAYGTNVEGEWDEVFAAVKRCHEVVHELGAPRIATNIRVGTRTDREQTMEDKIHSVESKLAN; this is encoded by the coding sequence ATGAAAGTCATTTTAGATTTTTCAGTAATTCCAATGGGCGTTGGCGTTTCTGTTTCAAAATATGTGGCCGCATGTGAGAAGGTTTTGCAAGACGCGGGCTTAAAAACCAAGCTTCATGCGTATGGAACGAATGTAGAAGGCGAATGGGATGAGGTGTTTGCCGCCGTGAAACGCTGCCATGAGGTTGTCCATGAACTTGGCGCGCCGCGCATTGCTACCAACATTCGCGTTGGCACCAGAACCGACAGAGAACAAACAATGGAAGATAAAATCCACAGCGTCGAATCAAAGCTTGCAAATTAA